In Piscinibacter sp. HJYY11, one genomic interval encodes:
- the trmD gene encoding tRNA (guanosine(37)-N1)-methyltransferase TrmD → MRFDVVTIFPELFTPHLTQGVTRRAFESGQVDVRLWPLRDHADNNYRRVDDRPYGGGPGMVMLVEPLQRALAAIRASRADHAPVVHFTPTGRRLDQSVVQEFAQGEGAVLLCGRYEGIDQRFIDRHVDIELSLGDFVLSGGEIPALSLLDAVARLQDGVLNDAQSHQQDSFSDGLLDCPHYSRPEVLETPEGPAPVPPVLLSGHHAAIARWRREQSLALTARRRPDLIEAARARGTLSAADEKYLLSLGL, encoded by the coding sequence ATGCGCTTCGATGTCGTCACGATCTTTCCCGAGCTGTTCACTCCGCACCTGACGCAGGGGGTGACGCGCCGTGCCTTCGAGTCGGGGCAGGTCGACGTCCGCTTGTGGCCGTTGCGCGACCACGCCGACAACAACTACCGTCGTGTCGACGACCGCCCGTACGGCGGCGGGCCGGGCATGGTGATGCTGGTGGAGCCGCTCCAGAGGGCGCTGGCGGCGATCCGAGCGTCTCGTGCTGACCACGCGCCTGTGGTGCATTTCACGCCCACTGGTCGCCGATTGGACCAGTCGGTTGTGCAGGAATTCGCGCAAGGCGAGGGCGCCGTGCTGCTTTGCGGCCGCTACGAGGGCATCGATCAGCGCTTCATCGACCGCCACGTGGACATTGAATTGAGCCTGGGGGACTTCGTGCTTTCCGGCGGCGAAATCCCGGCCCTGAGCCTGCTGGACGCGGTGGCCCGCCTGCAAGACGGCGTGCTGAACGATGCACAGTCGCACCAGCAGGACAGCTTCTCCGACGGGCTGCTCGACTGCCCCCACTACAGCCGACCCGAAGTGCTGGAAACGCCCGAAGGCCCGGCGCCGGTGCCGCCGGTGCTGCTGTCCGGGCACCACGCGGCGATTGCCCGATGGCGGCGTGAGCAGTCGCTCGCCTTGACCGCCCGCCGCCGGCCTGACCTGATCGAGGCGGCCCGGGCGCGGGGCACGCTGTCGGCCGCGGATGAGAAGTACTTGCTCTCGCTTGGGCTATAA
- the rsgA gene encoding ribosome small subunit-dependent GTPase A has product MSAELDTGLVVAGYGRHYVVETPDGQRVICHPRGKKSDCVVGDRVRWQPTGDEGVIEHVEPRRNLLFRQDEWKTKSFAANLDQILVMVAAEPVFSESQLARALMAAESAGIAARILLNKADLPQIAAARGRLKPYSAMGYDVREVALKARPDESRTALLSLLQGQATLVLGPSGTGKSTLINLLAPDARAQVGEISQALNSGKHTTTSTQWYWLDEDRTTGLIDSPGFQEFGLRQISAQDLPRLMPDLAGPSQQCKFYNCTHLHEPGCGVRAALQAGEISESRYRIYSELFAELSAPTRY; this is encoded by the coding sequence TTGTCGGCTGAGCTCGACACGGGTCTGGTGGTGGCCGGCTACGGCCGCCACTACGTCGTCGAAACGCCCGATGGTCAGCGGGTCATCTGCCACCCGCGCGGCAAGAAGAGCGATTGCGTCGTCGGAGACCGCGTGCGCTGGCAGCCGACGGGGGACGAAGGTGTGATCGAGCACGTGGAGCCGCGGCGCAACCTGCTCTTCCGCCAGGACGAGTGGAAGACCAAGTCCTTCGCGGCCAACCTCGATCAGATCCTGGTGATGGTGGCGGCCGAGCCGGTGTTCAGCGAATCGCAGCTGGCCCGTGCGCTGATGGCGGCCGAAAGCGCCGGCATCGCGGCGCGCATCCTGTTGAACAAGGCCGACCTGCCGCAGATCGCGGCGGCACGTGGGCGGTTGAAGCCGTATTCCGCGATGGGCTACGACGTGCGCGAGGTCGCGCTGAAGGCGCGACCTGATGAGTCCCGCACCGCGCTGCTCTCGCTGCTGCAAGGCCAGGCGACACTGGTGCTGGGGCCGAGCGGCACCGGCAAGAGCACCTTGATCAACTTGCTCGCACCCGATGCCCGCGCGCAGGTCGGCGAGATCTCCCAGGCGCTCAATTCCGGCAAGCACACCACGACGTCCACGCAGTGGTACTGGCTGGACGAAGACCGCACCACGGGGCTCATCGACTCCCCAGGCTTCCAGGAATTCGGCCTCCGACAGATCAGCGCGCAAGACCTCCCCCGCCTGATGCCTGACCTTGCCGGCCCGTCTCAGCAGTGCAAGTTCTACAACTGCACGCACCTGCACGAACCGGGCTGCGGCGTGCGCGCGGCACTGCAGGCGGGCGAGATCAGCGAGTCGCGCTACCGCATCTACTCGGAGTTGTTCGCCGAACTGTCGGCGCCGACGCGCTACTGA
- a CDS encoding CoA pyrophosphatase has translation MALSFDPLELPVASIDDHLPPVSLEELRAEALRRRFVAPPVWSPEIAVERQFTQREPTHASVLVPLTQRDEGLAVLLTQRTDHLHDHPGQVSFPGGRAEPEDTDAVATALREAEEEIGLRPAFVDVIGQLPTYTTGTGFIVTPVVGVLQPGYSLEPDPFEVAEVFEVPLSFLMNPANHRWHEVETGGVKREFLSMPWTGIDASGQPRRYFVWGATAAMLRNLYRFLAA, from the coding sequence ATGGCCCTGAGTTTCGATCCGCTGGAGTTGCCGGTCGCGTCGATCGACGATCACTTGCCGCCGGTGTCGCTGGAAGAGCTGCGCGCGGAAGCCTTGCGCCGCCGCTTCGTGGCGCCGCCGGTGTGGTCGCCCGAAATCGCGGTCGAGCGGCAGTTCACGCAGCGTGAGCCGACCCATGCCTCGGTGCTGGTGCCGCTCACCCAGCGAGACGAAGGCCTCGCTGTCTTGCTGACCCAGCGCACCGATCACTTGCACGACCACCCCGGGCAGGTGAGCTTTCCCGGTGGACGCGCAGAACCGGAAGATACCGACGCGGTGGCAACCGCACTGCGTGAAGCCGAGGAAGAGATCGGCCTCCGGCCCGCGTTCGTCGACGTGATCGGCCAGCTGCCCACCTACACCACCGGCACCGGCTTCATCGTCACACCGGTCGTGGGCGTGCTGCAGCCGGGCTACAGCCTGGAGCCTGATCCGTTCGAGGTGGCTGAGGTGTTCGAGGTGCCGCTGTCTTTCCTGATGAACCCGGCCAACCACCGCTGGCACGAAGTCGAGACGGGCGGCGTGAAGCGCGAATTCCTTTCCATGCCATGGACGGGGATCGATGCGTCCGGCCAGCCTCGGCGCTACTTCGTCTGGGGCGCCACGGCGGCGATGCTGCGCAACCTCTATCGCTTTCTTGCCGCGTAA
- a CDS encoding CobD/CbiB family protein: MSFFAVLFALLIEQLKPLPRVNFVHDSLRGWMHWTGRNFDAGQSHHAWVVWCVTALVPALLAWGIYLAALQFGFAAALIWNVAVLYVTMGFRQFSHYFTDIRDALQRGDEATARSLLAEWRHLDASELPRTELLRHVIEHSLLAAHRHVFGVFFWFVVLSTLGFGPAGAVLYRMAEFASRYWGFKSRVVGVPSNERLLALSQRVFSLIDHLPARLTAFGFAVVGNFEEAAACWRRDAHLWKHANEGIILAAAAGAVGVQLGGAAAPGVTPDRSKTFDSGAGEDTAGAEGSTPGALPQLDHLRSIVGLVWRSVVLWMLLLALLSLANLIG; encoded by the coding sequence ATGAGTTTCTTCGCCGTTTTGTTCGCGCTCCTGATCGAGCAGCTCAAGCCCCTGCCGCGCGTCAACTTCGTCCACGATTCCCTGCGGGGCTGGATGCATTGGACCGGGCGCAATTTCGACGCAGGCCAGTCCCACCATGCCTGGGTCGTCTGGTGCGTCACGGCACTCGTGCCGGCCTTGCTGGCCTGGGGCATCTACCTCGCGGCGCTGCAGTTCGGCTTTGCCGCCGCGCTGATCTGGAACGTCGCCGTGCTCTACGTGACGATGGGCTTCCGGCAGTTCAGCCACTACTTCACCGACATCCGCGACGCCCTGCAGCGCGGTGACGAAGCCACTGCCCGCAGCCTGCTCGCGGAGTGGCGCCACCTCGACGCGAGCGAGCTCCCGCGCACCGAACTGCTGCGGCATGTGATCGAGCATTCGCTGTTGGCGGCGCACCGGCACGTGTTCGGCGTCTTCTTCTGGTTCGTGGTGCTGTCGACACTGGGCTTCGGCCCGGCAGGCGCGGTGCTGTACCGCATGGCCGAGTTCGCGAGCCGCTACTGGGGCTTCAAGAGCCGTGTGGTGGGTGTGCCCAGCAACGAGCGCCTCCTGGCTCTGTCGCAACGGGTCTTCAGCCTCATTGACCACCTGCCAGCCCGCCTGACGGCCTTTGGCTTTGCCGTGGTGGGGAACTTCGAGGAAGCTGCGGCGTGCTGGCGCCGCGATGCGCACCTGTGGAAGCACGCCAACGAAGGGATCATCCTGGCCGCGGCGGCCGGTGCCGTTGGTGTGCAACTGGGTGGTGCGGCGGCGCCTGGCGTCACGCCCGATCGCTCGAAGACTTTCGACAGTGGCGCAGGCGAAGACACCGCCGGCGCCGAGGGCTCCACGCCGGGAGCACTGCCTCAGCTGGACCACCTGCGCAGCATCGTTGGCCTCGTGTGGCGTTCGGTCGTGCTGTGGATGCTGCTGCTGGCGCTGCTGTCGCTGGCCAACCTGATCGGCTGA
- the rplS gene encoding 50S ribosomal protein L19: protein MDLIQTLEQEEIARLGKKIPAFAPGDTVIVSVNVVEGTRKRVQAYEGVVIAKRNRGLNSSFIVRKISSGEGVERTFQLYSPLISNIEVKRRGDVRRAKLYFLRDRSGKSARIKEKLA, encoded by the coding sequence GTGGACCTCATCCAAACCCTCGAGCAAGAAGAGATTGCTCGCCTCGGCAAGAAGATCCCCGCGTTCGCCCCAGGCGACACCGTGATCGTCAGCGTCAACGTCGTTGAAGGCACCCGCAAGCGTGTCCAGGCCTACGAAGGCGTGGTCATCGCCAAGCGCAACCGTGGCCTCAATTCCAGCTTCATCGTGCGCAAGATCTCCAGCGGCGAAGGCGTGGAGCGTACGTTCCAGCTGTACAGCCCGCTGATCTCGAACATCGAAGTGAAGCGCCGCGGCGATGTGCGCCGTGCCAAGCTTTACTTCCTGCGCGACCGTTCGGGCAAGTCGGCTCGCATCAAGGAGAAGCTGGCCTGA
- the rimM gene encoding ribosome maturation factor RimM (Essential for efficient processing of 16S rRNA): protein MASAAPPVGTPADWPEDAVEVGRIVDAWGVKGWIKVQPFASDPQALFSSKRWYLQPPEDSAVKRPAAAKPAAAFPSLLKITQAKDHGDVVVAQVQEVEDRSAAEALRGGRIFIARSSFPTADADEYYWVDLIGMAVVNRKGEALGTVVGLIDTGPHSVLRIQPADAKAEERLVPFVSAYVDEVKTADKLITVDWGLDY from the coding sequence GTGGCTTCCGCTGCACCGCCGGTCGGCACCCCAGCCGATTGGCCTGAAGACGCGGTGGAAGTCGGTCGCATCGTCGATGCCTGGGGTGTGAAAGGCTGGATCAAGGTCCAGCCTTTTGCATCTGATCCCCAGGCTTTGTTCTCGTCGAAACGCTGGTACCTCCAGCCGCCCGAGGACTCGGCCGTCAAGCGGCCCGCTGCCGCCAAACCGGCGGCAGCCTTCCCCTCCTTGCTCAAGATCACGCAGGCGAAGGACCACGGCGACGTCGTGGTCGCGCAGGTGCAGGAAGTCGAGGACCGCAGCGCGGCCGAAGCCCTGCGGGGCGGGCGCATCTTCATTGCGCGGTCCAGCTTTCCCACGGCCGATGCCGATGAGTACTACTGGGTCGACCTGATCGGCATGGCCGTGGTCAATCGAAAAGGCGAAGCCTTGGGCACCGTGGTCGGCTTGATCGACACCGGTCCGCACAGCGTCTTGCGCATCCAGCCGGCCGACGCCAAGGCGGAAGAGCGGCTCGTGCCCTTCGTCTCGGCCTATGTCGACGAGGTGAAGACGGCCGACAAGCTGATCACGGTCGATTGGGGCCTCGACTACTGA
- a CDS encoding 4a-hydroxytetrahydrobiopterin dehydratase, with translation MTHLLNRKCQPLSGAPMSEREIHDHLAQVSGWQLSNGSIEKTFSFKNYHETMAFVNALAWISHTEDHHPDLLVSYSCCVVRYNTHSVGGISVNDFICAAKADALVAFVG, from the coding sequence ATGACCCACCTGCTGAACCGCAAGTGCCAGCCACTCAGCGGCGCTCCGATGAGCGAGCGCGAAATTCACGACCACCTGGCACAGGTCAGCGGCTGGCAGCTCAGCAACGGCTCGATCGAGAAGACCTTCAGCTTCAAGAATTACCACGAGACCATGGCGTTCGTGAACGCGCTCGCCTGGATTTCCCACACCGAAGACCACCACCCCGACCTGCTTGTCAGCTACAGCTGCTGCGTGGTCCGCTACAACACGCATTCGGTGGGCGGGATCTCGGTCAACGACTTCATCTGCGCGGCCAAGGCCGACGCGCTGGTGGCCTTTGTCGGCTGA